The segment TGGATGATTTTATCTTAAACCTGgggtttcatatgcaacaaaggAATGTGCGAAGTGAATTTCAGTGGTACCTTTGTATACGACCTTAATCCGGTCCTGATGTTTGGACTTATACCGAATAGGACGTATACCAAATCAACCGTTGCCATAAGAAGTAATGTAGAAATGATTAATCTGTTCTCATGTAAAAAGAAACttctattgatattatacctacGTTAATGGGGTGGTAAAATAATTTGAACACTGtttaaacacataaataaaaaaagagattctattatagatttttaaatttaaactctgcttaatgataaaatacaacaagaaaaaaatgatattcTATTCTGTGGAAGAAGAGTCCTCTTGCAATATTACTTGACATTCtggtgttttttcttttttcgtctTCTGTCACTTTTCACTAGGCTCAGCTGGTTTGACTATTCTTACTTGTATGATCATTCAGTTAATAATACATCAACtccgaatataattgattattgATTTAATTTTTCCTCTGAGATACAAAATATTTAAGTCGTATACCGAGTAAAATTTGTCACGTTCAAACAGGACGTATTCCGAATTGGACGTACTCCAAAGCAGacgtataccgaggtaccactgtaTTATTTTCCCATAAAATTTTGACGAAGCATAAGTATCCAGTTGAATTCAATCTAGCAAAGTAAAGACGGTCGCGAAGTTTCGTCGCGGCAATATTACTCGAAAGAACGCAGGTAGCTCGTAGGTCGGAAATGTCAATGCTCTCTAACATTGTCCTTATTTGCGGTTATTTCACGCAATAACGTGCACCGCCATGACGTAACTGTAGCGTGGGCCTCTCCTCTGTTTGTACACGCAACCGGCTGCGGAGGAAATCGTTTGCGCAATGAAACGCCAAATCCGAAGCACCTTGAGGCTACCTTTCAGCCGTGTTCCATCGGCGTTTCTTCCCATCGGTTTcctacgacgacgacgcgacggggtCGAGCTTCGTTCGAACGAATTAGTACAATGGAACTGTATCACGTTTTTTCCCTCCGTGATTGCTTCAATTTGTCGTGCGACGGCCGTAGAACCAGTCGTTTCCGGTGCCAGGCCAGAAGGAAAGCATAGCGTGAAAGTAAACCCGATAAAAACTGGACGAGAACCGCCTTCGGACGTTTAGGTGCAGTTTCAGCTTTTTGATAGATCGAAGAAGACGTCCCGGTTTAATTGCGCTTTGCCCCGCGGTGAAACTCGTTTCGGGCTGCGCAGCTCGCGAAAGCAATCGCGCGAATTATTCTGCCGAGACTCGGGGTTGCTTCTGTTCTTCGCGGAAATGCGAGAGGCTGCACAACCAATTCTTCTTGCACGATTTCTATTGCAATCATGTCAGCCGGGGCCGTGCGGTAGATTTTCTCAGCATGATGCGAGTCTTCGAAATGCCGCCCCTTAAGTGGTTTTCCTTTAAAATAATCATCgaagcaggtaattttgcttgtaaatgaaaaacacatgttgctagcgAGTCATTttgggaaacaggaattgacaggttgtctgaaaaatggcaacaagttgttacaaataatgggagttatatcattgaataatattaaacatatattttaacaaAGTGATtccaatgttttctttaaaatacgacagaactttcccaccAACCTAAGAATAAAAAAGCTTTTTATACAATGAACAATTTGTACGAGCATCTAGAATCTCTGTCAACACAGAGTACTAAtagattttaaatttaattgggCATTAAAGTGTGCAGAAACATGAAATAGTAGAATCTCTGATTCCTTTCTAAGCCACGAAGTCTTTCCAACAATTTTACAATTACCGATGCCCACGGCAATGTGAAACAAACAGAATGGTAAAATTTACTTTGAGAGATGCAGAGTTTTTCTTCGATCGTACGAATTACATACACATCTGCGTTACAGTTGTGTTGAGTTTATTTCTGCGATTTTTAGGATCGAGATGAGCAGACGCGTCTCGAGATGAAGCACCGCAAAGAAGAGGACGACCTCTACCGAAAGTTCGCGCACCACCGCGAGGAGGAGGACAGAAGGATCCGAGAGGAGTTCCGAGTACGTATTTTTTTCAATTAGGCGGTCGTGATCAGCCGTCGTCGTTAGCTCTCGCTTATTAATTAGAACCGCTAACGCTGCTGCTGCGTTGGGAGCGTGTAACATTAACAGCGGCGCGTTTCTCTGGCGAGCAGGACGAATGGGAGAAAGAGCTGGAGCAGCTATCGGCTAGATGGGAACGCGAAAAAGGCGGAAGAGTTCGAACCCAACAATTTCAGCAAGAGAAGGAGGACTTGGAGAAGAACATGACTCTCCGCAGGGACAAGAAGAAGGAAAGTCTCACGCGCAAAATAATGGAACACGAACGGTACTCATTACCTAATTAAACTGATTCCATACCGTGCTCGGATTACACTCGTTAGCTCCCGATGAAAGCGTTACAATGTTGCGCCGACTGACACACGAATAACCCTTTGGAACCGCGCGCTTTCCACTTTGTCCCCGGGAAAcggacaaattttcatttccACTCAGCATTGTATTTGCTTGCAGCATTCTGCAGACGTAATGTAAATGTGGATCTATTTACGTTGTCGTTCAAGGGTTACGCAGCTCctgaaaaatattgagaaaaagTGTATGCAGCGTCTCGGTAACGTGAATGAAAATGAGGATTTTTCTTAACTCGTCTTAATACTATTCACGTACGTTTTACATTAATTAAAATCGCAAAACGTTGCACAAACTTAGCGGCTCGCGCTCAGCGTCAGAAAAGACTGGCATATAAAAATGTAAGACAAACAAATCATAGACTATTATTTAGATAATTTCGAGggaaaaaattgtagaaatttCAAATTGTACGGATGAGGAGTTTCGAAGGTATAGCGTGAATGCAAGATGAGAAGAATGGAAAAACTCCACCATTTTATCGAGTTTCGAAAAAATTCTTCCACCAAAGTGTTGTGCGGTTATGAAACTACGAACTATCGTAAGCAATCGATTCTCTCGGAGTCAACGAGGCTGCACACCTTAATTGGAGCTGCTGTCGTCGAGTGTTTCCTCATCGAAAACTGGCAGCATTGTTGCGTCACACGGGGCAGATGGCTAATGACGCGCGAGTAAAATTAATTCGGCCGCGTTTAAAATTCTCCCCGGGAACAGTGCGGCCGTGTATTACCGTGGCATCTTGTATAACACTCCGGTTGTAACCCGCAAATTTGCAAAGGGTTCATCCTGGGCAACGGGATTACACAGTCGACagaccatctctctctctctctttcaccgcGCGGTCGCGGTAATTAAAATCCACCGCGAGATTGTTATGAATGAAACCGGTGGAGAGTCTGTATTACAAACCGAGCGATAGGTCGGGGGCTGTGTTGGCGAAGCCGCGGGACGTCGAcgccgaagacgacgacgactccACCTTGATTCCCGTTAATTACGTATTCCCATCGTTCCTCGGTAGGTCGGGGAGAACGGTTCGAGGTTATTTATTCAAAGGCGACGCGGAACTTGCCGCTTTATGGGTGAATTTCGTAACGACCGGGGGCCCTCGTTGGTTCACGCGCGAGCCGCTCGTAACTCCTGATCAATTTCTAGGGCGGCGACCGCGGCGTTGGTGGAGAAACAGAGCTCCGAGATGCTGGAGCTGATCAATGAGGCGAGGAGCGAGTATATGCGCCAGGAGAGCCTGTATCTCGACGAAGGGGACGGTTATGCCCAGGAAGCACCGCCTATGCCTTATCCGTCGCGAGCACCACCTCCGCAGCCGCCCGCTCTCGCCAAGTATCACATCTACAATGATCCTTTGGAGTTTGCTGACATGGATCAGATAGCTATTTCGGTAAGCCCGCGGCGTAGGTTCCCTTTTAACGGCGGATCTTCCTGCAAATGTAATATCTGGGAAGCCcggcccgacccgacaagcCGCGCTCCGGTTACTGTGTCGGAATTTTAAAGGGCTCCTCGAATCGGCGTCGATATTTTCATATATTCGCGATACCGCTCTTTTATCCGATAGCAGGATGTCCGGTAATCGATTTACGATCTTCACCGAGCGTGATGCATCTGGAACTCGCTGCCGACATACCGCGTTCCAACAGTTTTGCACTCCTACAGCAGAACCGCGCTAGTAATTAACACATCCCCTTGCACGTCGCTCGTACACGTGCGCTGAATTTTCCGTTCAAGCCACTTGAAATTTTCTCTATTAGATGATAGAGAATTTGTTAATCCCTATGATGTCAATAATTGAAATTTTGCTATGATATTCAATGCATGTTTTTATGACTCGAGAATAAGTTAATCTGTGGTCACCTGGGAACATAAAAATCTAATGACTTCAAATAATAGTCTAGATCTTAAACTGTGTTCTTAAACTGGTTCTTAAACTGTGGTCCGCGAACCCCTGGGGGTCCGCGTAGTCTTTATCGAGGGTCCGCcaaataattttaacattaacaatatttattataacgtaGTGCCTATGAGATTATTGAGCCAGAAATTAAGTCTCAAGAACGACGTAAAATACCTAGGCTTGGAATGGGGTCcgcaaaaaaaatgttgttcaagaggCGGGCCTCGGactacataagtttaagaaccCCTAGTTCGGGTCTAGATCAATGGTCGGCAAACTCATTAATTAAAAGAGCCGAATATCAGCAATACAACGATTTAGATTTCTGTGGAGAGCTACATTTCTTTACAAGAACCCTGTTTTTACAAGTTGATTAAAACTAGGTACACTGAATAAAACTAAAATAAAATGGATATCATACTTTGCAAGAatcttatttatttctttatttgaatttagataTAACACACACTGACCGAgtgaaaattgtattaaaatactactaaatgaaaataaaatttatttattttaaacacaTCATTCGTGGAAGAGCCGCACTCAAGTAGTCAAAGAGCCGCAGTTTGCCGATCACTGGCCTAGATAATCATTCAAAGCCCTATGTTAATTTCTGAATAACTTTGCTGAAAAGAAGAGTCGTTCCGTTCAAAGAGCAAGAAGCGCGTCCGACACGTTGTTTTATTCTAATGGTTATTGTTCTAATCTCCGTTGGAAGGACGCGTACCCTATTTTGGGGTGGCAAGGAACGCCACACGTCCTGAAGTGATCCTCCTCCTATTGCGCTTACGATTTATAGCGCAAACATTCCCAATGCAACGTCTATCGGAGAACACACCGTAGATTAGGTACAGGGATTGACTTACCGATCTTCACACCCTTTCTTCTCCGGCAATAAATCAGGTGGCCCAAGAAGATCAAAAAACGTTCACGGATCTGGTGCGGCAGTTGGTGAGCAGATGCGGATCGGATATAGAGAAGGCGAGGACGATATTCCGATGGATCACCGTGAAGAATCTGAACACTATGCAGTTCGACGAGAATCTGCGCGGAGACACGCCTATGGGCTTGCTGAGAGGGATCAAACACGGGACTGAAAGTTACCACGTTCTGTTCAAACGACTGTGCAGGTACTCTATCCGTGACTCGTGACATTCCCAACCATAACATATCGGTGATTCGATATTTATTGAATTGCGTAACCGAAGGCTTTTGTAATGTGTTCCCAGCTACGCGGGGTTGCATTGCGTAGTCATAAAGGGTTACAGCAAGTCGGCTGGCTATCAACCGGGCGTGTGTTTCGAGGACAACAGATTCCGAAACAGCTGGAACGCGGTTTACGTTGCTGGCGCATGGAGATTCGTACAGTGCAACTGGGGAGCACGACATCTCGTCAATGCCAAAGAAGTTCCTCGTCCTGGCCAACCAAAAGCCAAGAACGACAGCCTTAGGTGAAGCCTCGAAATCGTTTTCAGGGACACATATGTTTCGCACAGCATATTCAATTCGCTCCGCCTTTATTTCCTCGTAGATGAAGACAATATTTGCTCAAGATCTTCGCATTCTTCGGCCAGAGTGTTCACCCGGAGAATGTGAAGTTCGCCCTCCGGCAATTTTCTGTTCCGTAGACGTTtacattttcgaaatttcacgcGACTTTCAAAACATTCGTGTATGTTTGTCTTCGATGAGTCACGTCGGGCAGGAGGAGGTTCGACCTGTTTTTTGCTTTATCGACCTCAATCAGCTGATATTAAAGTGCATttgttaatttttgtcatagatccATAAAACCTGCAGTCTATTGATCAGAGTTCGATATGTTTAGATACGAGTACGACGATCACTACTTCTTGACGGACCCGCGGGAATTCATCTACGAGTTCTTCCCTCTCCAGGAGGACTGGCAATTGCTCAAACAACCGATTTCACTGAAAGACTTCGAAGAGCTGCCTTTCGTGCGATCGTTGTTCTTCAGGTAAGACGTCGCGTGGTTCTCACCGCGCGAACGCCATGCAAGAATCGCGGTGTGAAATGATTACAGAATTATTTGACCGACCCCAATATTTGTCGACTCAATTTATCCAgcgagaggaaaaaaaaagaagcgtACGATTTATGTAAATTCGACAGGTACGGCCTCTACTTTCCGGATACGAACACGAACGCCGTTATGTACACGGATTCGACGGGTGCCGCGACCGTCAGGATAGCCATGCCAGCTCACATGCAGTCTTCCCTCATTTTTCACTATAACTTGAAGTTCTACGACAACGACGGGGACGGATATGACGGCGTGTCGCTGAAACGCTTCGTCATGCAGGTAATCATTTCGCAGATCGATCGAACGAACTCGCTCCggcgaaatgaaatttttccgCGCCTGTGTGCTTAATTACCCGCACGCCCCTTCTGTGAACTGTAACAATTCAAAGCGCCTCCGCGTCTGAAAGAGAAAAGTTGCTTAACGGGAGCTTGCTGCTAATTAATTGCCAGGAAGTGAAATTAATTAGCCAGTTAACGCTCACAAAGGAATTGTTTGTGCGTTTATCCAAGCAACGAAGTTTACtatttgtaataataacaaCGTTCTCCGAATAGCTCTCTCATGTAATCTTAACAGACTGAATAGTCACGGGGACGTTTCCGTTTCCCCTTTAGTTTCAGCCCCCTATTATTCTCTGTAAATGCAAATCATTGCGAACTTCTACAGTTGCTTTTGGGTAAAAGCAAACTTGTACCGCTTTACAGCCAGTGGATGTTGACAATTATTCTGTTGACAGTCCGTAGTTGGGAATATAGTCGCGTTCAGAGTGCACGCGCCTTGTTCGGGTGCCTTCCTCTTGGATATCTTCGCAAACGCAGTGACGCCGAAGGAATATCTGACCGGCGAGCCCATGAAGTTCAAGAGCGTCTGTAAATTTAAAATCGCCTGCGAAGAACTGCAGACGGTGATGGTACCACTGCCAGACTGCGCTAGCGGCGAATGGGGACCGACAAAGGCTACAAGACTGTTTGGCCTCATACCAATTACTGATCAGGTAACCGAGTGCCAAACGTTGTCCAACTAGAGAATCAAAGTCCACGACTCGTCTGTCAAAGCTTCTTCGACAACTAGTTGTACTAACTATTTTAAGGCTTTCTTCCATTCTTTTTTCACTTCAACTGCACGAAACTTTCAAAATTGTACATGTGAAAAGAAAAAAGGGTGGGCGAATTAGTAACGGTTCAGCTTTGGAGAAGTATTATTCAATATGATTAGAGAAGCTAATAAATAATTCGACAAGATGTTCAAGTAAAAGTTGAAGCAATCAATgtgtaaaaagaaaattgaacagGTGAACATCTTGAAATATTCGCAACTGCCTATcgctttaatattcttaaacGATATCAGGAGGCCCTGGTGTTCGCCGGCCGCGAGCTAGAGATCCAGTTTCGGATGTCAAGGCCGCTGACCGACTTCATGGCGACGTTGCACAAGAACGGGATCGAGGAGAAACGGTTGTCGAAGTACGTGACGCACTCGATCGCCGACGACGACGTGGTCACTTTCTCGATCAGCTTCCCTGAAGAGGGTCAGTACGGCCTGGATATCTATACCAGAGAGTCGACCAGCCCGACGAACGTCCCCCACGACGTCACCGGCGAGAAACACCTGCTGACGCACTGCTGCAAGTATCTGATCAACTCCAGCAAACGGAACTAGACAGAACGATCCCCAACAGGGTTCTCTACGTCCTTTTCTATTTGCACACGGGACCATTTCGTTGGCACGATGGTGGACGAGCTTCGCGGAGGATCGTGCATCACGGGAGATCATGAAAGGTGCTGTAACTTCTCTGTTTGATCGCACGGGTGTTCCTCCTCCATTCCTTCCCCGGCGAGGGATCCAGAAGCGAAAGAACTAATCTTCTGAAAGGTTAGCCTCCACTTGCCAGTAAATTACCTGTTAACTAGGGATACGATCGCGCGAGGTGTCGACTACGGCAGAGAAAGTGGAAAGAGGTGCACGCGGAGGGACTCTGCGAGGAATTTCCAACGACTTAGTGGATTGCTGCGGTTTATCGAGCCATCGGGGTGTACGTTTTTCACGACTCTCCCTGTCAGTACCTTCGGAGAACGTAGTCTCCTCAGTCTGAACGCATTCCGCTTCAGTTTCGCTTTACAGGCAACAATAAATACGACGCGCGCGCGGATGATGTTGTAAATATACGAGCAAGGGAAGATCCAGAGTCTCGAGGAACCTCCTAGCAGCAGCCCTATAATTCCCGGTTGACGCGCTACCTCCACGTTCCCCGTAGTTTAGCAACAATAAGCTCTTAATTGTTCGAGGATAATTACCGAGCAGAGCCGGCTCTAAGTGGACGACGACAACGCCCGACGCGAAgtcgcgcgtcgcgacgcgaacACGCCGTTAATGAGCCACGCGATATCGCGGCGGCCGAACCTGCTCGCCTAAGCTATATTTAATAGGAGCTTTTTATTTAACTCGCTGATGATTTTTCCATGCCCATTGTCGGCCCGTGTTACCCCGCGAGAAAGTTCGCAATTACAGTTAACTAGCTCTGGAGATCGCGCGGTGCTCTGCCCGGGCCGAATTAATCAAACTTTCTCGGCCCGGTTACCGGTCCGAGGCATTAATCCCAATTATCGCGTGACCGTTTTAATTCAATCCCGAGGAATAGCGTCTCGCCATTCGCTCCGCGGTTTTAAGTGGCGCCGCTCAGTGGGGAACACGgtcgatttaggagtgcaaattCAAAAAACCAAACATTCAGTAGATAATCTTACTTCGCAAATCAATTGTTGTTAATCGTGACAATGGTTGGAAGGAGTAGCATGAAAAATAGCATCGAAATGAAAGACATCCTTTTCACCTGTTATTTATTGTTTAGAATTTAAAACGTTAATATCGATTCTAATTATAATAGTCGTGTTGAGAAGCATCAGGaagatatgtatataaataaaaggacaattttttgaaaatgtttaaataatgttttgcaAGGTTTCttaagaaattcaattgttaGGTTTGTTGTAGGAAATACTAATGATATCCGTGTAAATTTACGCATAAATATTAGGAATGAAATATTTATGCTTTCATCAATCTCAAGGATACATCTGCCACGCGTAATTCCCGTGGAAATACTAATAATAAACCCCGCGAATAAACTCAGAAAGGTTGACTATTTTCAAAATAACTTTATGACTATCGTGAActttattgcaaatattttattgtaaatttcatttctgaaaattatacctttgtaaaaaaaatgattCTACACAAGTTTCTTTTTCCTGTCATTGTAAATTAAAACTGGCATTCTAAATTGACGTCAGGTGCTTTCTCTGCGCTATTTTAAACATTATctactttatatattttatattttgcactCCGAAATCTGCTGTCTTCCCGAccgtacgccgcgccgcgcgattCACCGAACCGCCGAACATGTAGGGGAAAGTGGGATCGAACCGAAACCTTAAACGGAGAAATGGCGAAACTTTGAAATGAACCAGGTAAGTCCATGCCCCGGTAACAtaatctaataatttcgttTAGGATTATTATGTGAAAGAAGATTTATCAGTTTCTAATCGATCTAATCTTGCAAATACACCAAGTCCCAATTTTCCTTAAGTGTTGAATCGCGTGAGGTGCTGTAAGTACAAGTGTAAATTCTGCACACGATCATTCTTCGCCGATTTGAGATCGAGAACAAAAGGATCTTTTAATTTAACTTCGAGGAGGTGCGCGCTTCATTCTTGTAAGTTTATTACGCTGTTTGTACGTTAACGATTAAGGGTTCCTATCTCTTTTCTACCGCCCTCTATTTTTCCAACGAACGACCGTCACCATGAAATTCTGGTCAGCTAGGAGATGCGATGAAACGGCGGACATATCGATCGTCGCCGTTGGATTTCGCGAAGAATATGCAGCGACGAGAGGGGTTATTTATATTCGTTAATGGTCTAGAGAGCTTTTGGAATCGCGAAGTTTCGCGGTTACGGTGGTTTTCGAAGTTCAGGTGCTATATGTTACTCTGTCACGATTAGTTGCACAATTCTAGTTACGTTTGGACGCGCGGAGCGTAGGTGTGCTAAACTTTTCGGAAACTGACAATTTACGATTCGTTAGGGGATCATTATAATAAAAAGAATCGTTTGTCGTCTTAGGTCTGGCCGTAGATAGAATTTTCATTTCTCCGTGAAATGAAATTGTTCGGCAATCCTACGCTCTCGACGATCGAACGCTCAGACCgaacaaaaattgttttttagtaataaaacagtatatatatatttgttaattattgtaatattaATAGTTCTCTTCCCCTTGTTACTCGGAAAATAATTACGACGCTTGCGAGAGGAGCTTCTGTCGATCCGCATTCCCGTTACCGTGGAATAAAATATAACTCGAGCTTAATACCCTTCCTCATTGTTTCTCCTTAATGagtatgtaaattaatttttatacctTACCACAAACACGCAGTAAGGACTCGTGTTCttgtaaaaaaaagaagaatggatttaataaaatttaattttatggaaAACAGTGAATGTGTACTCTTCATTAAATTCATATTGTAATCTACAATTCATCATTGTTCTAATAAGGGTTTTTTGTGTCGTTACCTATGTTTAGGAGACTTAAGttttcacaaaaaatttttcaagttttgcaACGTGAACAGTTTTCTTCGCCGCTAGAGCTTACGCGAGTCGTCGCTGAATGGCGCCACCATTCACTTTCTCAACGGCGGTTGTGTTCAGCGCTATGAATAGGTTACTGTTCCATATTACGATTTTACAGATAGTACATCATATTAATACTTCTTTAACAAGCATAATTACATTAAAGAGAAAAGTACGTTGATAGAACTAATCGCAGCCTTTTGAATTGGTATCTTCGCTCTTGATTTTCCCGCCACAATGTTTAGCGCTTTTAACTGCAGACGGTAGCGCTACTTCTTTTATTTTGAACTTACACAATTAGTATGATTTCTTTCAACAAACATTGTTCCTTAGCATCAACTTGTTGACAATTTGTTGTTTTATTATTATACGTAACTTTGTCTACAGTTATAGACAAAGTTAATGCTGCTGCAAAAATGTGAAATTCGGATAAACTATTATATATTTCCTCTCtatattattgaaaatactgaaatattttttacaaatttctGCTCACTGGTTAACAACAACGtatatagacagaaattaattatACGACTGCTTATGTATGCCGCTAGATTGTATTACACATAGTATGCAAATCGTGTGAGCGCTAATGCGCACGGGGGTGCGCATAAAATTTTGATTAGCAATAATGCCCCTTATTCGTTCGAGTATCGACACGAACGTATGAATCGTCCGGCACGAATGCATACACACGGCTATTTTCTAATTTCACGCAGCCCACGACCGCAGAAACTACTTAAAATGCACTCGTAACCGAGATCTCGGCTCGCTGCCGACCGCATTACGCTGTTTTCTCATAATTGTGAAAAGTTTCGCGGTTGTACGTTTATTAAACGCCGTTTCCGGGTTACTGCGCTTTCGCCCACCGTCCGGCAGCAATTTTTGCCGGTTGGGGTAATTCAGACTACCCCTTGCTCGAGATGCAACTAGGGTTGCTGATCCTCGAGCAACCGCAGTTACATCCTGTTTGAGGATTCCGTCACGCGTGTTGTAGCTTGCACATTTTACGACCCTCGACGATTGCTCTTTCCCACCGTCCATTACTCCGGACAAATTTCCCCCTCGTCCTTGCAGATCGTTCAGAACCAACCATTAAACATTAACCCTTTTTTCGAACCTTGATAATTCCTTTTACTGTTTCGTTCGAATAAAAATACAAAGTCGATAAacgatacgaaaaaatgtttcataaacaaaaatgaaaaaatcataatcaaaaaattcatttcaaaatgttttataaaaaaaaattaaaccgacttcgaaaaaacgcactaaaaagtatgaaataatttccatttaatttatgtgaatacacacgaacttaaatacaatacaatcttttcggaggcggcgcaaaattgaaaattttcggcactggaaattacgaaaatccttaaattcttctacacgctttcatgtattaatgtatcttctcttcccacctactgatttccaagtccatcgtattccaatgaaatcataatcagcaacatctgtcatttggaaaattttcaattttgtaccgcctccgaaaagattgtattgtattaagttcgtgtgtattcacataaattaaatggaaattatttcatactttttagtgtatttgttttagtgcgttttttcgaagtcggtttaattttttgtcTATGATTCTTCGTCGACTACATTTCTAGAGGAATGCTCGCGCATTTCCGGGAAGCATCATGTTTCCCAGGAGCTGCTTTGAATAACCATTATTTAAACAACGAGAAGTTCAACACGTTTAAGCCAGGGAAACGACGAGCAAGGAGGGGAGGGGGGcagttaaaaaatcaatttcaacatttACAGGCAATTAATGGAGCCGGAAGCGGCGCGACGGTTTATCGATTCGCCCGATGTCCCTGATATTAGGATGGCTTTTGAAAGTTAAACGACC is part of the Lasioglossum baleicum chromosome 6, iyLasBale1, whole genome shotgun sequence genome and harbors:
- the Hil gene encoding peptidase hillarin isoform X1 — its product is MYRPNFYESTCLRCAQTVYQVDRVGPLKDFTFFHAGCFKCAICGTKLTLKTYYNNQHTINDKEVYCSSHVPKPGPGTLDGSSVGIRSALNVPRSGYVNEQIRAGGASPRGLYPPCYDNVDSPNYARHLNGHGSPPATNSSQRDFHGNAGGGASWPYNHHYAGDGSYQYGRFDASALHIAHALKQTELQKGYSKAREKPIDYYLDRDEQTRLEMKHRKEEDDLYRKFAHHREEEDRRIREEFRDEWEKELEQLSARWEREKGGRVRTQQFQQEKEDLEKNMTLRRDKKKESLTRKIMEHERAATAALVEKQSSEMLELINEARSEYMRQESLYLDEGDGYAQEAPPMPYPSRAPPPQPPALAKYHIYNDPLEFADMDQIAISVAQEDQKTFTDLVRQLVSRCGSDIEKARTIFRWITVKNLNTMQFDENLRGDTPMGLLRGIKHGTESYHVLFKRLCSYAGLHCVVIKGYSKSAGYQPGVCFEDNRFRNSWNAVYVAGAWRFVQCNWGARHLVNAKEVPRPGQPKAKNDSLRYEYDDHYFLTDPREFIYEFFPLQEDWQLLKQPISLKDFEELPFVRSLFFRYGLYFPDTNTNAVMYTDSTGAATVRIAMPAHMQSSLIFHYNLKFYDNDGDGYDGVSLKRFVMQSVVGNIVAFRVHAPCSGAFLLDIFANAVTPKEYLTGEPMKFKSVCKFKIACEELQTVMVPLPDCASGEWGPTKATRLFGLIPITDQEALVFAGRELEIQFRMSRPLTDFMATLHKNGIEEKRLSKYVTHSIADDDVVTFSISFPEEGQYGLDIYTRESTSPTNVPHDVTGEKHLLTHCCKYLINSSKRN